Sequence from the bacterium genome:
GATTCCATTTTTTGAGATTGATAGAGTTGCTCCTGAATACTGGAGATTTTTTCTCGTGATTGATCAATAGCATCAAGCATGCTGTTAATTGTGGTTCTTATTTTACCTATTTCATCATCGGATGCTTTTGTAAGCCGTAAGCTTGTATTTTGCGATAGAGTTATACTCTCTAAATCCATTCCTAAATCAAGAAGGGGGCGAGTTACTGTTTTGTGAATAGTCGAAATGAGAATGAGGCCAAAGAGAAAAGCAACAGTGCATAGTCCAAAGCCTATAGCCTTTATGGTTTTAATATACTGATTATAAAGCGGGCGCTCTAAGCGGGTTTCGATATAATATTCGTGATCACCTTTGTAGTTGGGAAAATAGGTATAGGTGTAGTAAGCGTTGTCATCGATAATTCTAGAGACGATGCTTTTATTCTGAAGGTCTTGAGAAATAGTTTTGTCAAGTTTATCGGATAATAAAATTGAAAATTTGTTATGGGTAATGTCATTTATTTTATTAATAACACTATTACCAAGCTTGTAGCCCCATATTAAAGTGCCCCCAGAATCACCTTCACCCGAAGAGAGAAGCACAGGTTGGGCGCTAATTACGTAAAACGTATCATTGAGCGTGATCACGCCTTGATGATGATCTTGAGTATCTTTAAAGTTAAGCATACCATATTCGGGTGATACTAATTTTAAAATAAAGTCGGGTGTTGCCGTTTCTGTACGGTTTTCGTGATTGATGCTTTTATGATGAATAACTTTTCCCTGCAGGTTTACAAAAAGCATAAAATCAACACCGGTGGTTGCGATTGACGCATCAGTAAGGTTAGAATCAATATAAGCCTGATTATGATTTTGTATAAAATAAAAGGTGTCATCCCATAAAGACCAATCTCCCTGATTGGCATAAAGGGTATCCACCATATTTTGCATAGCATCTACAACGCGCTTGGTATTTTTTTGTGCTAAATCAGTTTCAATTTCCCTAAATTCAACAGATAATTTTGACTGTACTAATACAAAAAGAATCAGTGTGAGAAAAAATACAAGGCTTAAAACAAGAGCTGATATTTTATTTTGTAATTTCATACTTTACATCCAATTTATTTCTTTAATTTTTTTAGTATGGTTTCTAGCAATTTTACCTTGTTGTAAGGTTTTTGAATAAATCCTACGTTGTCCGTTTTTTGAATTTTAGCAACGGCCGTGTCCTCGGCGTATCCACTCGCAAAAATAATAGGAGTTTCGATTTTTCTCTGTTTTAGATGGTTGAAAAGGGTTATGCCGTCCATGACAGGCATCACAATGTCTAAAACACATAAATCGATGCGGTTATTTTTATTTTCTAAAATAGATAATGCTTCCTCTCCATTGGCAGCCGTTATTACTTTTAGTTCTGCTTCTTCCAGTATTTCTTTTATATAAGCGAGCGTAATAGGTTCGTCATCAACGGCTAAAAGCATTTTGCCGGATAGATTTTGTTTAATTTCTTTCAATTGCTCTGGTGTTAATGTTTTAGTTTTTTCGATGTCTGGAGTTTTATTAGTTTTTGGAAAATACAGATTAAATGTAGTGCCTTGTCCAGGCGTTGATAAGACAGAAATGTCACCATCGTGATTTTTAATTATACCATAAACCATAGATAACCCAAGGCCCGTTCCTTTGCCTTGCTCTTTTGTGGTAAAGAAAGGGTCAAATATTTTGGCTTTAATTTGGTCGGGGATGCCATGTCCGGTATCTGAAAACGAGCAGTGAACATACGAGCCGGGTTTAAGATCCAGTTTTAAATTTTTGATGTCACTTTCGTTAAAGTTGATAACTTGTGTGGCAATATTAAGAGCGCCTCCCTGGGGCATGGCATCGCGTGCATTAATACCTAAATTTAAAAATACCTGAACGATCTGATTAGAGTCACCTTCAAAGCAGCAGGACCCTTTGCTAAAATTAAAATTAAAACTGATATTTTTTGGAAGGGTAGATGTAAGTAAATTAAATGATTCTTCAATGCAGTTATTGAGATCGAGAACCTTTTTTTCATACTGACCTTTTCGAGCAAAACCTAATAGCTCGGTGGTAAGTTTGGCGCCGCGTTCGGCCGAGGTAATAATAATTTGTAATTGTGCACTTGTTTTGGTGTCGTCTATAAATTTATTTTTTAAAATAGAGGCATATCCTAAAATGCCGTTTAAGATATTATTAAAATCGTGAGCAATACCTCCCGCCAATTTACCGATAGCATCCATTTTTTGGCTGGCTAAAAGCTGCTCTTGGGTTTCTTGTAATTGGTTATAAGCATTGCGCAATTGAACTTTGCGTTCTTGTAAATCGGCAGTTCTTTCTTTGGCAATGCTAACAGCACGTTGTTCAAATGAGCGGAGAGTAACAACCAGGCTTGCTAGCAAGAGTGATAGAAAGGCAGCAAAAGATGCTACATAGGCTGAAGGGGCTATGTTTTCAGCTTCAAAGTAGGGAGTGCGTGTCCATCCCAGTGTAAACGACTTATGAGCCATATTAAGGCTGGTAATGGAATCAAACCTTGATGGAATATTAGAAATTTCGCTGGAGTTGTAGAGTAAATGTTCGGGGTTTGTACTGTGTCCTTCAAATAAGTATACGTCCATTTCCTCTTTTTCTGTGCCCATGATGACACTCATGAAATTTTTTGTAACAAACGGAGCATAGATCCATCCCACAATATTGGCGCGACGGTCTTCAACAGTTTTAAGAACGGTATTTTTTTGATAGAAGGGTAAAAAAATGAGAAACCCCGGTTGTTTATTTTGATCCTGAATCAAAATAATTTTATCAGTCATGACCAGCTCGCCCAAATCACGAGCTAACTCGGCTGCTGTTCTGCGATTTGTTTCGGAAGCTAAATCAAGGCCTAAGGCAGGTGAATTTGTTTCAATCGGTTCGATATATTTTATAAGAAAATGGACATCGGCCGGGGGAGGATTTGTTATGCCGGGTACGGTGTGAATATTATAAGTGGGTGCATTATCGGCTTGTGTGTCAGCAATAAAGGAATCGAGATCGGATGGAAAAACATTCATCACAACCCCCATGCCATTTACTCCCGGGTATCTTTCTATTAATTTTGAAGACGCTACAAAGTTTTGCCATTCGTCATGCTCCACACTTTTAGAGGCTCCAAATAAGCTAATACCCGAACGCAAAGCGTCTTCGTAGGTGGCCATACGCTCTAAAACTTCTGTTTCAATTTGCTGGATGTGAGAGTTTTGATGGGCTTCGTCTAGAAGACGACGATTTTGATCGAGAGAATAAAATAAAATACCTGATAAAGCCCATCCCACCAATAAAACGGTGGCGGGTAGTACTAAGTCTCCCATTTTTTTAAATATAGGCAAGATGAGTGCGCTTAAGGCCACAGCCGATAAAAATAACTCTAAAAATAAAAAGCTGTTATTTAAAGAAAGTCCGTTAAAGGGGCCTGCGCCCAGCACGGTGGCTAGGGTACAAATAGAGGCGGCAAGAAGAGCTACATAATAAGCTCCAAAGTTATCAAGCCATAGAGTGGCAAGAAGGATAATAGGAAAGGAAAGAAAAATGAGAGCTTTAAACTGTGGATAATAATAGGCAAATAGAGCGCCTGCGGCGGTTAAACAAGTAAGGGTTACTAATTTTGCTGCCAATATAAGAGAGATTTTTTTCTTTTTAAGAATATAAGACAAAAGAGCAATTAAAAATGGTGTGACAAGCAAAACTCCAAGGGTATCGCCAACCCACCAGGTAAGCCAAACACCACTAACATTGTCCTTCGCGAGAAGTTTAAATAGGTATAGTGTAGCAACTCCTCCCACCGCACTTATGGAGGCGCCAATTGCACCACCCACAATTGTTCCGAGTGGAATGGAAAAATAGCCTAAGTATTCCCTAAACTTTTTGAAGATGTTGATGATGTAAACGGCGGCAACAGCAAGTAGAGTATTGCCCACGGCAATGGAAAGAGCAGGCAAGGTGGAGTTGAGAGATGTGTCGTTTACAAAAAAAGCCCCAATAAAAATGCCTGGGATACTTTGAGGTCCTAAAAATATGAGAGAAGCAACAGCAAATCCGCTGGCTGGCCAAATGGGTGATACATTATGGTGCAAACTGGCCATGGTGAGCCCTAGTTTCCCCAGCAAAAAATAGATAAGCGCTACAATAATATTTGCAAAAAAAGTTTTTACCGCAGCTTTTATAGAAAAATTCAAACTGTTCCCCCCTTGCTTACAGTTAAACAAGAACACAAATGGTAACAGAATTTTGTGAAATAAGAAGCAATTTTAGGTGCTTACCTGATTAATAAAATGGCGCAGCAGACTCTTT
This genomic interval carries:
- a CDS encoding CHASE domain-containing protein → MNFSIKAAVKTFFANIIVALIYFLLGKLGLTMASLHHNVSPIWPASGFAVASLIFLGPQSIPGIFIGAFFVNDTSLNSTLPALSIAVGNTLLAVAAVYIINIFKKFREYLGYFSIPLGTIVGGAIGASISAVGGVATLYLFKLLAKDNVSGVWLTWWVGDTLGVLLVTPFLIALLSYILKKKKISLILAAKLVTLTCLTAAGALFAYYYPQFKALIFLSFPIILLATLWLDNFGAYYVALLAASICTLATVLGAGPFNGLSLNNSFLFLELFLSAVALSALILPIFKKMGDLVLPATVLLVGWALSGILFYSLDQNRRLLDEAHQNSHIQQIETEVLERMATYEDALRSGISLFGASKSVEHDEWQNFVASSKLIERYPGVNGMGVVMNVFPSDLDSFIADTQADNAPTYNIHTVPGITNPPPADVHFLIKYIEPIETNSPALGLDLASETNRRTAAELARDLGELVMTDKIILIQDQNKQPGFLIFLPFYQKNTVLKTVEDRRANIVGWIYAPFVTKNFMSVIMGTEKEEMDVYLFEGHSTNPEHLLYNSSEISNIPSRFDSITSLNMAHKSFTLGWTRTPYFEAENIAPSAYVASFAAFLSLLLASLVVTLRSFEQRAVSIAKERTADLQERKVQLRNAYNQLQETQEQLLASQKMDAIGKLAGGIAHDFNNILNGILGYASILKNKFIDDTKTSAQLQIIITSAERGAKLTTELLGFARKGQYEKKVLDLNNCIEESFNLLTSTLPKNISFNFNFSKGSCCFEGDSNQIVQVFLNLGINARDAMPQGGALNIATQVINFNESDIKNLKLDLKPGSYVHCSFSDTGHGIPDQIKAKIFDPFFTTKEQGKGTGLGLSMVYGIIKNHDGDISVLSTPGQGTTFNLYFPKTNKTPDIEKTKTLTPEQLKEIKQNLSGKMLLAVDDEPITLAYIKEILEEAELKVITAANGEEALSILENKNNRIDLCVLDIVMPVMDGITLFNHLKQRKIETPIIFASGYAEDTAVAKIQKTDNVGFIQKPYNKVKLLETILKKLKK